In one Plasmodium malariae genome assembly, contig: PmUG01_00_41, whole genome shotgun sequence genomic region, the following are encoded:
- the PmUG01_00070400 gene encoding fam-l protein, whose amino-acid sequence MEQQIKSLLFIKIFTFSLLFWMCHFYIYMMAFNKLFDINYNHHRELYIRNYRSLANYKQYNHSSITCINDQLPNGVNNKSDITSKEKYSERKKKYSNGTLPTNARSHRKDTKSKSCIFETKKYSHLEKKIFKELDYADFLKKNRTISDKIYKKIILKKCGLRLALPLLLFLVLAISFILDKFCGYGLTYVLYKVILLCSPVIGVEELIKIPYLSHIKNLSTLYTKPASPALVHLYDILNRPPLKWFTKILVKKQGSPVRFENHCVPYFLGFLIYFVPLFILGIILISGVFYYHKKVKNMKKLSSEKGK is encoded by the exons ATGGAACAACAAATTAAGTCActgttatttattaaaatttttacttttagcCTTTTATTTTGGATGTgccatttttacatatatatg atggCATTTAACAAGCTTTTTGATATAAACTACAATCATCATagagaattatatataagaaattatcGTTCACTTGCAAATTATAAACAGTATAATCATTCAAGTATTACATGTATTAATGATCAGTTACCTAACGGAGTAAACAATAAAAGTGATATCACtagtaaagaaaaatattctgaaagaaaaaaaaaatattcaaatggAACTTTACCAACTAATGCAAGAAGTCATAGAAAAGATACAAAAAGTAAATcttgtatatttgaaacaaaaaaatattcccatttagaaaaaaaaatattcaaagaacttgattatgcagattttcttaaaaagaACAGGACAATTAgtgataaaatttataaaaaaataatacttaaaaaatgcGGATTACGACTTGCTTTAcctttattactatttttggTGTTAGcaatatcatttatattagatAAATTTTGTGGATATGGGCTTACGTATGTTTTGTATAAAGTGATACTTCTCTGTTCACCTGTCATAGGTGTTGAGGAACTAATTAAAATTCCATATCTTTCACACATTAAAAATCTTTCaacattatatacaaaacCTGCTTCTCCGGCCTtagtacatttatatgacATTCTGAACAGACCTCCTTTAAAATGGTTCACAAAAATTTTGGTAAAAAAGCAAGGATCTCCAGTTAGATTCGAAAATCATTGTGTACCATATTTTTTGGgatttctaatatattttgtgcCTTTATTCATATTAGGTATCATACTTATATCAggtgttttttattatcataaaaaagttaaaaatatgaaaaaattaagttcagaaaaaggtaaatga